One Cryptomeria japonica chromosome 9, Sugi_1.0, whole genome shotgun sequence genomic window carries:
- the LOC131858534 gene encoding pentatricopeptide repeat-containing protein At1g11290, chloroplastic-like, giving the protein MYAKCGSLLKARILFDRMPQRDVASWNAVVPKWELWNREMQSVGVKATSATFASIVPACAKIGALEQGMEIHKKIIESEFPTEVAVSTLIDMYAKCGNTQKACKLFDRMHKKDVASWPGMIVGYSQNGIVI; this is encoded by the exons ATGTATGCAAAGTGTGGAAGCTTATTGAAGGCACGTatattgtttgacagaatgcctcaacgAGATGTGGCGTCCTGGAATGCT gttgtgccaaaatgggagctttggaacagg GAAATGCAATCAGTTGGTGTAAAGGCTACTTCAGCAACCTTTGCTAGCATCGTCCCTGCATGTgcgaaaataggagctttggaacagggaatGGAAATCCATAAAAAAATTATAGAGAGTGAGTTCCCAACTGAAGTGGCTGTATCTACCctaatagacatgtatgcaaaatgtggaaatacACAAAAGGCGTGTAAATTATTTGACAGAATGCATAAAAAAGATGTGGCTTCGTGGCCTGGAATGATTGTAGGCTATTCACAAAATGGTATtgtgatctga